One Pleurocapsa sp. PCC 7327 DNA segment encodes these proteins:
- a CDS encoding NDP-sugar synthase has product MKAMILAAGKGTRVRPITYEIPKPLIPIFQKPVMEFLLELLREHGFDQIMVNVSHLADRIEDYFRDGQRFGVQIAYSFEGRIVDDGKLVGEALGSAGGLRRIQDFNPFFDETFVVLCGDALIDLDLTAAVKWHKEKGAIATIVTKSVPKEVVSSYGVVVTDESDRIIAFQEKPSVEEALSTQINTGIYIFEPEVIDFIPPGIEYDLGSQLFPKLVEKGAPFYAVNMDFEWVDIGKVPDYWHAIRAILLREIKNVEIPGIEVKPGIYTGLNVAVNWDKVEITGPVYIGGMTKIDDGAKIIGPSMIGPNCRICSGATVDNSIIFDYSRLGSGVRLENKLVFGRYCVDKTGASIDMKAAALDWLINDTRKTPNFEETQEHQAIFSLLNNGTGSGE; this is encoded by the coding sequence ATGAAAGCCATGATTCTGGCGGCTGGTAAAGGAACTCGCGTAAGACCGATTACCTATGAGATTCCCAAGCCACTAATTCCCATCTTTCAAAAGCCAGTGATGGAGTTTTTACTAGAACTTCTACGAGAGCATGGCTTTGACCAAATAATGGTAAACGTGAGTCACCTAGCCGATCGCATCGAAGATTATTTCCGTGACGGTCAGCGCTTTGGCGTTCAAATTGCCTATTCCTTTGAAGGGCGGATCGTTGACGATGGGAAGTTGGTGGGAGAGGCGTTAGGATCGGCAGGAGGCTTACGGCGCATTCAGGATTTTAATCCGTTTTTTGACGAGACTTTCGTGGTTCTCTGCGGCGATGCGCTTATCGATCTAGATTTAACTGCAGCCGTCAAATGGCATAAAGAAAAAGGCGCGATCGCTACAATCGTTACCAAATCCGTGCCTAAAGAAGTCGTCTCTAGCTATGGGGTAGTCGTCACAGACGAGAGCGATCGCATTATCGCTTTCCAAGAAAAACCCTCGGTTGAAGAAGCCTTAAGCACCCAAATCAATACGGGAATTTATATTTTTGAACCAGAAGTCATCGACTTTATTCCACCTGGCATAGAATACGACCTCGGCAGTCAGCTATTCCCCAAGCTAGTCGAGAAAGGCGCTCCTTTCTACGCTGTCAATATGGATTTTGAATGGGTAGATATCGGGAAAGTCCCCGACTACTGGCATGCGATTCGAGCTATTTTGCTCAGGGAAATTAAAAATGTCGAGATTCCTGGAATTGAGGTCAAACCGGGCATTTATACCGGGCTTAACGTAGCGGTTAATTGGGATAAAGTAGAGATTACGGGTCCCGTTTATATCGGGGGAATGACGAAAATCGACGATGGCGCCAAGATTATCGGACCTTCTATGATCGGTCCGAATTGTAGGATTTGTAGTGGCGCTACAGTGGATAACAGCATCATTTTTGATTATTCCCGTCTGGGGTCGGGAGTCCGATTGGAGAATAAATTAGTCTTTGGTCGCTATTGCGTCGATAAAACCGGAGCGTCAATCGATATGAAAGCCGCTGCCCTCGATTGGCTCATTAACGATACTCGCAAAACGCCAAACTTTGAAGAAACGCAAGAGCATCAGGCCATCTTTTCCCTGCTCAATAACGGCACTGGCTCTGGCGAGTAG
- the pyrR gene encoding bifunctional pyr operon transcriptional regulator/uracil phosphoribosyltransferase PyrR has protein sequence MTQVIEILSAEEIRRTITRLASQIVEKSGDLSQVVLLGIYTRGVPLASMLANQIEILERVKVPIGAIDITFYRDDLDRIKTRTPEKTKISFDLTGKIVILVDDVIYKGRTIRAALNAVTEYGRPQAIRLLVLVDRGHRELPIHPDFIGKKLPTASEERVKVYLQQVDGRDAVELIKG, from the coding sequence ATGACACAAGTTATTGAAATTCTATCAGCTGAAGAGATACGCCGCACCATTACCCGATTGGCTTCTCAGATAGTCGAAAAATCGGGGGATCTTTCTCAAGTTGTTTTATTGGGAATTTATACTAGAGGCGTTCCCTTAGCTTCCATGCTAGCCAATCAAATCGAGATCCTCGAACGAGTCAAGGTTCCCATAGGAGCGATCGATATTACCTTTTATCGGGACGATCTCGATCGCATTAAGACACGAACTCCAGAGAAAACTAAAATTTCTTTCGATCTCACTGGCAAAATAGTTATTCTAGTAGATGATGTTATTTATAAAGGGCGCACTATCCGCGCTGCTCTGAATGCCGTTACCGAATACGGCAGACCCCAAGCTATTCGTTTGCTAGTCTTGGTCGATCGCGGACATCGAGAATTGCCCATTCATCCCGACTTTATTGGGAAAAAACTCCCCACCGCTTCTGAGGAACGAGTGAAAGTCTATCTTCAGCAAGTGGACGGACGCGATGCAGTCGAGTTGATTAAAGGATAA
- the lgt gene encoding prolipoprotein diacylglyceryl transferase — protein MLLAFRFQSPGPIVFEIGSVSIRWYGFLIASAVLIGVTLSQYLAKRRNINPDLIGDLAIWLIIAAIPSARLYYVIFQWQEYAQRPGDILAIWKGGIAIHGAIIGGTLAAMIFARLNKISVWQLLDIVVPALALGQAIGRWGNFFNSEAFGKPTHLPWKLYIPPSNRPPQYLDYEYFHPTFLYESIWNLLVFLLLMYIFLWGLKHRERLKVGTIALVYFVAYSIGRFWIEGLRIDSLMFGSLKMAQMVSLTLILLSSIALVWVYWFRRSLPDVVPSSD, from the coding sequence ATGCTGTTAGCCTTTCGATTTCAATCGCCCGGTCCGATCGTGTTTGAGATAGGATCCGTAAGCATTCGCTGGTATGGGTTCTTAATTGCCTCTGCCGTCTTGATTGGGGTGACTTTATCGCAATATTTAGCCAAGCGTCGTAATATTAATCCAGATTTAATTGGAGATTTAGCTATTTGGCTAATTATTGCTGCTATTCCCTCTGCGAGGCTCTATTACGTCATTTTCCAGTGGCAAGAATACGCCCAACGTCCCGGCGATATCTTAGCAATTTGGAAAGGGGGAATCGCCATTCATGGGGCAATTATCGGAGGAACATTAGCAGCAATGATTTTTGCACGTCTTAATAAAATTTCCGTTTGGCAATTGCTCGATATTGTCGTTCCCGCACTTGCTTTGGGACAAGCGATTGGACGTTGGGGCAATTTTTTCAATTCGGAAGCTTTTGGTAAGCCAACCCATTTACCTTGGAAACTTTATATTCCCCCTAGCAATCGCCCGCCGCAATATCTCGATTATGAGTATTTCCATCCTACTTTTCTCTACGAATCAATCTGGAATTTACTCGTTTTTTTGTTGCTGATGTATATTTTTTTGTGGGGATTGAAACATCGAGAACGCCTAAAAGTGGGTACGATCGCCTTAGTCTATTTCGTTGCTTACAGTATCGGTCGCTTTTGGATTGAAGGATTGCGTATCGACAGCTTAATGTTTGGTTCTTTAAAAATGGCTCAGATGGTCAGTCTAACTCTAATTCTTCTTAGTTCGATCGCACTTGTATGGGTTTACTGGTTTAGGCGTTCCTTACCAGATGTAGTTCCCAGTAGCGACTAA